One Rhodospirillales bacterium genomic window carries:
- a CDS encoding 4-(cytidine 5'-diphospho)-2-C-methyl-D-erythritol kinase produces MTEPIRVAAPAKINLYLHVVGRRPDGYHLLDSLVAFADIGDTVEARADERLSLAVDGPFADAIPAGDDNLVLRAGYALAELAGEKRGAAIRLTKRLPAASGIGGGSADAAAALRALMCLWNANPAPEALAALALRLGADVPVCLGGRAAFMGGIGEELAPAPPLPKASIVLANPGQAVATPEVFRRRTGPFSRPARFAEAPGDAARLARLLKARGNDLEEPARAICPAIGDVLAALRRQPGCLIARMSGSGATCFALFAEPGAARAAADAVARAHPAWWVQAGALQN; encoded by the coding sequence ATGACGGAACCGATCCGCGTCGCGGCCCCGGCCAAGATCAATCTCTACCTGCACGTGGTCGGGCGGCGCCCGGACGGCTATCACTTGCTCGACAGCCTGGTTGCGTTCGCCGACATCGGCGACACCGTCGAGGCCCGTGCCGACGAGCGCCTGTCGCTCGCCGTCGACGGCCCGTTCGCGGACGCGATCCCCGCGGGCGACGACAATCTGGTGCTGCGCGCGGGCTACGCGCTCGCGGAGTTGGCCGGAGAGAAACGCGGCGCCGCCATTCGGCTGACCAAGCGCCTGCCGGCGGCGAGCGGCATCGGCGGCGGCTCGGCCGACGCGGCGGCCGCGTTGCGCGCGCTGATGTGCCTGTGGAACGCGAACCCGGCGCCGGAAGCGCTCGCGGCGCTCGCCCTTCGCCTCGGCGCCGACGTGCCGGTGTGTTTGGGCGGCCGGGCCGCGTTCATGGGCGGGATCGGCGAGGAACTCGCCCCCGCGCCGCCGTTGCCGAAGGCTTCGATCGTGCTCGCCAATCCGGGCCAAGCGGTGGCGACGCCGGAGGTGTTCCGCCGACGCACGGGGCCCTTTTCCCGGCCGGCGCGCTTCGCCGAGGCGCCCGGCGACGCCGCCCGACTCGCCCGATTGCTGAAGGCGCGCGGCAACGACCTGGAGGAACCCGCGCGCGCGATTTGCCCGGCGATCGGCGACGTGCTGGCGGCGCTCCGGCGCCAGCCGGGGTGCCTGATCGCGCGCATGAGCGGATCGGGCGCCACCTGCTTCGCCCTTTTTGCCGAACCCGGCGCCGCGCGCGCGGCCGCCGACGCCGTGGCGCGCGCGCATCCCGCCTGGTGGGTCCAGGCGGGCGCCCTCCAAAATTAA
- a CDS encoding superoxide dismutase family protein, which translates to MKAILAAALVAGAAVAFAHPASADDLTVKVYRTAEKGQGEEVGTIRFVDGKLGLEIYPKLKGLPPGPHGFHIHENRSCAAKANPQGQMVLGLAAGGHYDPGKTGKHEGPHSDGGHLGDLPVLEVKADGTASGKLRAPRLKVADIKKRSVMIHAGGDNYSDQPAALGGGGGRIACGVI; encoded by the coding sequence ATGAAAGCCATCCTCGCCGCCGCGCTCGTCGCCGGCGCCGCCGTCGCGTTCGCGCATCCAGCCTCGGCCGACGACCTCACCGTCAAGGTCTATCGCACGGCGGAGAAGGGCCAAGGCGAGGAGGTCGGCACCATCCGCTTCGTCGACGGCAAGCTCGGCCTCGAGATTTATCCGAAGCTCAAGGGCCTGCCGCCCGGCCCGCATGGCTTCCACATCCACGAAAACCGCTCCTGCGCGGCCAAGGCCAACCCGCAGGGCCAGATGGTCCTCGGCCTTGCCGCTGGCGGCCACTACGATCCGGGCAAGACCGGCAAGCACGAGGGGCCGCATTCGGACGGCGGGCATCTCGGCGATCTGCCGGTACTCGAGGTCAAGGCCGACGGCACCGCGTCGGGCAAGCTGCGCGCGCCGCGCCTCAAGGTCGCCGACATCAAGAAGCGCTCGGTGATGATCCACGCCGGCGGCGACAACTACAGCGACCAGCCCGCGGCCTTGGGCGGCGGCGGAGGACGCATCGCCTGCGGCGTGATCTAA
- a CDS encoding putative 2-aminoethylphosphonate ABC transporter substrate-binding protein, whose amino-acid sequence MRVAGIAALAAIIGCATAAAKTELTIYTAYENDDLKPYKAAFEKDNPDIVINWVRDSTGVVTAKILAERDNPRADAVWGLAVSSIGVLKTQGLLVPYAPKDIGSIPAKFRDKADPPYWFGNSAWIAAIVYNTVEGARLKVPKPETWEDLTKPAYKGQVIMPNPVSSGTGFLDVSAWLQAFGEAKGWDYMTRLHENIVRYTHSGSTPATFAGKGEYVVGIAFDVRAARVKEQGAPIEIVFPKEALGWDMNAFAIVKGTKKLDAAKKLADWAASPTAMKLYGETRAVVAIPKYMTPIKNLPNDLDQRIMANDFDWASANRDAILKEWTRRFDAKSEPKKN is encoded by the coding sequence ATGCGCGTGGCCGGGATCGCCGCGCTGGCCGCGATTATCGGGTGCGCGACCGCGGCGGCGAAGACCGAGCTGACCATCTACACCGCCTACGAGAACGACGACCTCAAGCCCTACAAGGCCGCGTTCGAGAAGGACAACCCCGACATCGTCATCAACTGGGTGCGCGATTCGACCGGCGTCGTCACCGCCAAAATCCTGGCCGAACGCGACAACCCGCGCGCCGACGCGGTCTGGGGCCTCGCCGTCAGCAGCATCGGCGTCCTCAAGACCCAGGGCCTTCTGGTGCCGTACGCGCCCAAGGACATCGGTTCGATTCCCGCCAAGTTCAGGGACAAGGCCGACCCGCCGTATTGGTTCGGCAACTCGGCCTGGATCGCGGCCATCGTCTACAACACGGTCGAGGGCGCGCGCCTCAAGGTTCCCAAGCCGGAAACCTGGGAGGATCTGACCAAGCCCGCCTACAAGGGCCAGGTGATCATGCCCAATCCGGTGTCCTCGGGCACCGGCTTCCTCGACGTTTCGGCCTGGCTGCAGGCCTTCGGCGAGGCCAAGGGCTGGGACTACATGACCCGCCTGCACGAGAACATCGTCCGCTACACCCATTCCGGCTCGACCCCGGCGACCTTCGCCGGCAAGGGCGAATACGTCGTCGGCATCGCCTTCGACGTGCGCGCCGCGCGCGTCAAGGAGCAGGGCGCGCCGATCGAGATCGTCTTTCCCAAGGAAGCGCTCGGCTGGGACATGAACGCCTTCGCCATCGTCAAGGGGACCAAGAAGCTCGACGCCGCCAAGAAGCTCGCCGACTGGGCGGCCTCGCCGACGGCGATGAAGCTGTACGGCGAAACCCGCGCCGTGGTGGCGATCCCGAAATACATGACCCCGATCAAGAACCTGCCCAACGATCTCGACCAGCGGATCATGGCCAACGATTTCGACTGGGCCTCGGCCAATCGCGACGCGATCCTCAAGGAATGGACGCGCCGCTTCGACGCCAAGTCCGAGCCGAAGAAGAACTGA
- a CDS encoding putative 2-aminoethylphosphonate ABC transporter permease subunit, giving the protein MSSPPAAALGRFSPRRGLRRRAGRDEWIERAALLLVAAFLVAFLVLPLYALLSKSVAAPDGRFVGLAHYATYFSTPTLFRSIHNSLFVAALSTAITLALAFGYAYALTHTCMPGKEVFRIVAVIPLLAPTLLPALALVHLFGNKGVLKDLLLGHSVYGPIGIVMGMTFAVFPHVFIIVNAGLGLSDGRLYEAAAVCKAGRWRVFRTVTLPGAKYGLIGAAIAGFTHAFTDFGVPKVIGGQFDVLATDVYKQVIGQHDFEMGAVISVVLLIPALIAFAIDQAARRGQVAMLTTRAVPFQPKPNRIADALGFLFCALVAVWIVGLIVAAAFASVVKFWPYDLSLTWAHYEFERYAGGGWRAYRNTLALAAWTAGAGTILVFFGAYLVEKGEAWPRLRRLIQLLALLPLAIPGLVLGLAYIFFFNAPANPLGGLYGTFAILVLSTMVHYYSVTHLTASTALKQLDREFEAVSDSLKAPRLKTFARVTVPISMPAILDIFMYFFLNAMTTVSAVVFLYSTHTNLASIAVLNMDDAGELAPAAAMAMVIVVTSVAVRILHVALARAIGRRTQAWRARGR; this is encoded by the coding sequence GTGTCGTCGCCGCCCGCCGCCGCCCTGGGCCGTTTTTCGCCCCGGCGCGGATTGCGCCGCCGCGCGGGGCGCGACGAATGGATCGAGCGCGCCGCCCTGCTGCTGGTCGCGGCGTTCCTGGTCGCGTTCCTGGTTCTGCCGCTCTACGCGCTGCTCTCGAAGAGCGTGGCCGCGCCCGACGGGCGGTTCGTCGGCCTCGCCCATTACGCCACCTATTTCTCGACGCCGACGCTGTTCCGCTCGATTCACAACAGCCTGTTCGTCGCCGCGCTCAGCACCGCGATCACCCTCGCGCTCGCCTTCGGCTACGCCTACGCGCTGACCCACACCTGCATGCCGGGCAAGGAAGTGTTCCGGATCGTCGCGGTGATCCCGCTGTTGGCGCCGACGCTCCTGCCGGCGCTCGCGCTGGTGCACCTGTTCGGCAACAAGGGGGTCCTCAAGGATCTCCTGCTCGGCCATTCGGTCTACGGGCCGATCGGGATCGTCATGGGCATGACCTTCGCCGTCTTCCCGCACGTGTTCATCATCGTCAACGCCGGGCTCGGCCTTTCCGACGGCCGGCTCTACGAGGCGGCGGCCGTGTGCAAGGCGGGGCGCTGGCGCGTCTTTCGCACGGTCACGCTGCCCGGCGCCAAGTACGGCCTGATCGGCGCGGCGATCGCCGGCTTCACCCATGCCTTCACCGATTTCGGCGTTCCCAAGGTGATCGGCGGCCAGTTCGACGTGCTCGCGACCGACGTCTACAAGCAGGTCATCGGCCAGCACGACTTCGAAATGGGCGCGGTGATCAGCGTCGTTCTGCTGATCCCGGCCTTGATCGCCTTCGCCATCGACCAGGCGGCGCGGCGCGGCCAGGTCGCCATGCTGACCACCCGCGCGGTGCCGTTCCAGCCGAAGCCCAACCGGATCGCCGACGCGCTCGGGTTTCTGTTCTGCGCGCTGGTGGCGGTGTGGATCGTCGGCCTGATCGTCGCCGCCGCCTTCGCCTCGGTGGTCAAGTTCTGGCCCTACGACCTGAGCCTGACCTGGGCCCATTACGAGTTCGAGCGCTACGCCGGCGGCGGCTGGCGGGCGTATCGCAACACGCTCGCGCTCGCGGCCTGGACCGCCGGCGCCGGAACCATCCTGGTGTTCTTCGGCGCCTACCTGGTCGAGAAGGGCGAGGCGTGGCCGCGCCTGCGCCGGCTGATCCAGCTGCTCGCCCTGCTGCCGCTCGCGATCCCGGGCCTGGTGCTCGGCCTCGCCTACATCTTTTTCTTCAACGCGCCGGCCAATCCGCTCGGCGGGCTCTACGGCACGTTCGCGATCCTGGTGTTGTCGACCATGGTCCATTATTACTCGGTCACGCACCTGACCGCGTCGACCGCGCTCAAGCAGCTCGACCGCGAATTCGAGGCGGTGTCGGATTCGCTCAAGGCGCCCCGGCTCAAGACCTTCGCGCGCGTCACGGTGCCGATCAGCATGCCGGCGATCCTGGATATCTTCATGTATTTCTTCCTCAACGCGATGACGACCGTGTCGGCGGTGGTGTTTCTCTATTCGACCCACACCAATCTCGCTTCGATCGCGGTCCTCAACATGGACGACGCCGGGGAATTGGCGCCCGCCGCGGCGATGGCGATGGTGATCGTCGTCACCTCGGTCGCGGTGCGCATTCTCCATGTCGCGCTCGCGCGCGCGATCGGACGCCGCACCCAGGCTTGGCGGGCGCGCGGCCGATGA
- a CDS encoding FAD-dependent oxidoreductase, translating into MSADPTRAAAGGPTRIAVIGAGIVGVCCALYLRRDGYDVTLIEREAPGDGASRGNAGALSPGSCVPLSMPGTAHKVPGWLLDPDGPLTIRPRYFPLALPWLIRFARAGRPGRIAAIADALRALHGRTFACYAPLLRAAGVEALVHRTGTLVIYESEAALAAAATEWTLRRERGVPCEAIDGDGLRQLLPDLSDRYRCGMLLPEHGFVAEPYRLTRALADHFVATGGRLVRAQATGWRFDRRRLAAVVTDAGEIAAERAVIAGGAWSAPLARQAGLRVPLESQRGYHVTLPEPGIRPRLPVTDAAAKIYATPMEGGLRVAGTVEFAGLAAPPNWARARRLVDLARRIFPAARADGFTEWMGHRPCLPDSLPAIGPVPAYPDVLCAFGHGHNGMTSGPVTGSLIADLIAGRDPGFDLRPYRPDRF; encoded by the coding sequence ATGAGCGCCGACCCGACCCGCGCCGCCGCCGGCGGCCCGACCCGGATCGCGGTGATCGGCGCCGGCATCGTCGGCGTCTGCTGCGCGCTCTATTTGCGCCGCGACGGCTACGACGTCACCCTGATCGAGCGCGAAGCGCCGGGCGACGGCGCCTCGCGCGGCAACGCCGGCGCGCTCAGCCCGGGCAGTTGCGTGCCGCTTTCCATGCCCGGCACGGCACACAAGGTGCCGGGTTGGCTGCTCGATCCGGATGGGCCGCTGACAATCCGGCCGCGCTATTTTCCGCTCGCGCTGCCGTGGCTGATCCGCTTCGCGCGCGCCGGGCGCCCGGGGCGGATCGCGGCCATCGCCGACGCGCTGCGCGCGCTCCACGGACGCACCTTCGCCTGCTACGCGCCGCTGCTGCGCGCGGCCGGAGTCGAGGCGCTGGTGCATCGCACCGGCACCCTGGTGATCTACGAAAGCGAGGCCGCGCTGGCCGCGGCCGCGACCGAGTGGACCCTGCGGCGCGAGCGTGGCGTGCCGTGCGAGGCGATCGACGGCGACGGCCTCCGGCAACTCCTGCCCGACCTTTCCGACCGCTACCGCTGCGGGATGCTGCTGCCCGAGCATGGTTTCGTCGCCGAGCCGTATCGGTTGACGCGCGCGCTTGCCGACCATTTCGTCGCGACCGGCGGGCGCCTGGTCCGGGCGCAAGCGACCGGATGGCGTTTCGACCGACGCCGGCTCGCCGCCGTCGTCACCGACGCGGGCGAGATCGCGGCCGAGCGCGCGGTCATCGCGGGCGGGGCGTGGTCGGCGCCGCTTGCGCGCCAGGCCGGGCTGCGCGTTCCGCTCGAAAGCCAGCGCGGCTACCACGTCACCCTGCCCGAACCCGGCATCCGACCCCGCCTGCCGGTGACCGACGCCGCCGCCAAGATTTACGCCACCCCGATGGAGGGCGGCTTGCGCGTCGCCGGCACGGTCGAGTTCGCGGGGCTCGCGGCCCCGCCCAACTGGGCGCGGGCCCGCCGGCTGGTGGACTTGGCCCGGCGGATTTTTCCCGCGGCGCGCGCCGACGGCTTCACCGAATGGATGGGGCACCGGCCGTGCCTGCCCGATTCGCTCCCTGCCATCGGCCCGGTGCCCGCCTATCCCGACGTTCTCTGCGCCTTCGGCCACGGCCATAACGGCATGACCAGCGGCCCGGTCACCGGCAGCCTGATCGCCGACCTGATCGCCGGCCGCGATCCCGGCTTCGATCTGCGGCCGTACCGGCCGGACCGGTTTTAG
- a CDS encoding EamA family transporter: protein MAVDPAIVALVLLAALMHAGWNAVVKMGNDRLLALLLVKAPTMLVAAATLAVVGPPAPASWPYLLVSTVISMAYFYFLVRAYHAGDLGLAYPVARGSAPVVTLLLSFLIAGERPTLAGAAGVLIVSAGIIALGWQRNAGRQHAATVAWAMAVGLTIAGYTISDGIGGRLSGNPIGYAAALNLMTGLVITVAAFAARRGAALDALRFGWRKGLGGGLLMFGGYAIVIYAMTLAPMASIAALRETSVIFAALIGSFVLREKHGARRIAASTVVAVGIVVLLGGF, encoded by the coding sequence GTGGCCGTCGACCCCGCCATCGTCGCGCTGGTTCTGCTGGCGGCCTTGATGCACGCCGGCTGGAACGCGGTCGTCAAGATGGGCAACGACCGGCTGCTGGCGCTGCTGCTGGTCAAGGCGCCGACCATGCTGGTCGCGGCGGCGACCCTCGCCGTCGTCGGCCCGCCGGCGCCAGCCTCCTGGCCGTACCTGCTCGTCTCGACCGTCATCTCGATGGCGTATTTCTATTTTCTGGTCCGCGCCTATCACGCCGGCGACTTGGGTCTCGCCTATCCGGTCGCGCGTGGCTCGGCCCCGGTCGTTACCCTGCTGCTATCGTTCCTCATCGCCGGCGAGCGGCCGACGCTTGCCGGCGCGGCCGGCGTGCTGATCGTTTCCGCCGGAATCATCGCGCTCGGCTGGCAGCGGAACGCCGGTCGCCAGCACGCCGCGACCGTGGCGTGGGCGATGGCGGTCGGGCTGACCATCGCCGGCTACACGATCAGCGACGGCATCGGCGGGCGGCTTTCGGGCAATCCGATCGGTTACGCGGCCGCGCTCAACCTCATGACCGGCCTAGTCATCACCGTCGCCGCGTTTGCCGCGCGGCGCGGGGCGGCGCTGGACGCGCTGCGTTTCGGCTGGCGCAAGGGTCTCGGCGGCGGCCTGCTGATGTTCGGCGGCTACGCCATCGTCATTTACGCCATGACGCTCGCGCCGATGGCCTCCATCGCCGCGCTCAGGGAAACCAGCGTCATCTTCGCCGCCCTGATCGGCAGCTTCGTCCTGCGCGAGAAACACGGCGCGCGACGCATCGCCGCCTCGACGGTGGTCGCGGTCGGCATCGTCGTCCTGCTCGGCGGATTCTGA
- a CDS encoding HAD-IA family hydrolase: protein MAPAALIFDVDETLAETEELHRVSFNDIFRAFGLPWEWDRELYRELLKTGGGRERMTHYMRIRKVGPADEREAAELAKRLHAAKTELYQKLLAGRPPAVRPGVKRLIGEARDAGVRLAIATTSARGNVLALLKGSFGADSPDWFAAIAAGEDADAKKPDPTVYRMALERLKLPPQACVAIEDSLIGLHAATAAGIAAVVAPSRWTDERDFPGALAVARDLDHGPDGTPVTLARIRGWMDGKR from the coding sequence ATGGCCCCTGCCGCCCTGATCTTCGACGTGGACGAGACCCTCGCCGAAACCGAGGAGCTGCACCGGGTTTCGTTCAACGACATCTTCCGCGCCTTCGGCCTTCCCTGGGAGTGGGATCGGGAACTCTACCGGGAACTCCTCAAAACCGGCGGCGGGCGCGAGCGGATGACTCATTACATGCGGATCCGCAAGGTGGGCCCGGCCGACGAACGCGAGGCCGCCGAACTGGCCAAACGCCTGCACGCGGCCAAGACCGAGTTGTACCAAAAGCTGCTCGCCGGTCGGCCGCCTGCCGTCCGGCCCGGCGTCAAGCGCCTGATCGGCGAGGCGCGCGACGCGGGCGTTAGGCTCGCCATCGCCACCACGTCGGCGCGCGGCAACGTGCTGGCGCTGCTCAAGGGATCGTTCGGCGCGGACTCCCCCGATTGGTTCGCCGCCATCGCCGCCGGCGAGGACGCGGACGCCAAAAAGCCCGATCCCACCGTCTATCGCATGGCCCTCGAACGCCTGAAGCTGCCGCCGCAGGCCTGCGTCGCCATCGAAGATTCGCTGATCGGTCTTCATGCGGCAACGGCCGCCGGGATCGCGGCGGTGGTGGCGCCGTCACGCTGGACGGACGAGCGGGATTTCCCCGGCGCGCTCGCCGTCGCCCGCGATCTCGACCACGGGCCGGACGGCACGCCGGTCACGCTGGCGCGGATTCGCGGCTGGATGGACGGAAAGCGTTGA